One region of Corvus moneduloides isolate bCorMon1 chromosome 1, bCorMon1.pri, whole genome shotgun sequence genomic DNA includes:
- the CHCHD7 gene encoding coiled-coil-helix-coiled-coil-helix domain-containing protein 7, with protein sequence MSRHAKKLRDHDINPCLVETDATTKCMDDNNYKKDMCTDYFLKYKNCRKFWHGIMMQRKRSGVKPEMPSAEERKKILETMGKPY encoded by the exons ATGTCCAGGCATGCAAAAAAGCTTAGAGATCACGATATAAATCCATGTCTAGTG GAAACAGATGCCACTACAAAATGTATGGATGACAACAACTATAAGAAGGATATGTGTACTGATTATTTTTTGAAGtacaaaaactgcagaaaattctGG CATGGAATTATGATGCAAAGGAAGAGAAGTGGTGTAAAACCAGAGATGccttcagcagaagaaagaaagaaaattttggaaACAATGGGGAAGCCCTACTGA